The Pirellulales bacterium genomic interval ATATCAATTTGCGGGCGTAGCTCAGTTGGTAGAGCGCTAGCTTCCCAAGCTGGATGTCGAGGGTTCGAGTCCCTTCGCCCGCTCTTCTGCAACCGTGTAAGGCAATATCTTCAGGCATGAAATCGCAAGGGATTGCGACAGGCTAATTCGGCAGTCGCAGCCACGAATCGAGCGCTTGTTTGCTCGTTATGCATTTCATTGCAGAAGGTCAGGCCGGTTGAATTCGGCTCGGGCTACGAAAAAACCCAGGGAACGGGTTCCCTGGGTTTCAAGATATTGCAAATTTATTTGGTTCGGCCAAAAAAACCTGGCCGCGAATCAGTTCCACCACCAAGCGGTTGATTTCTTGGCGGTCGCGATTGCTTCGCCGCGGGCGGCGGAGTTGCCGGCGTCTTCCTTCGGGTTTTGGATGATGGCCCAAGGTTGGAACTGCACGCCGCCGGAAGCGCTGATGATATAGTCGCGCGAGCGCTTGACGAACGTGGCTTTGCTGTCGACGTGCTTCGGCACGTTGTAGGTAGCGATGGGCAATTGCTTGGCGTCCATCAACAGCGTCAGGCGGCAGTCGGCCTTGTCGGCCATGTTTTCACGCTCGATGAGCGACGCGACCACGGCCAGATCCATGCAGTTGCGCAGCTCGCGGAAAATCGCGAAGTGATCCGAGAGATCGTTGAACTTCAGCGTCATCTGGTCGGCCCATTTCTGGGCGGTCGGATTTGCTTTGCCGGTGCCGTGTGCTTGGCCGGTCGAATTGATGAAATCTTCCTCGGCCATGCATTTCACGCCCTGTCCGCGGAGTTCCCAGGCCAAGCCTTCCGGATCTTTCGCAAGCGGCTGGTAGTTGGCGGCCATCCACCAGCGCGGCATCATGTTCGTCGGTCGAGCGCCGCTAGTGACCATTTCCAAATAGCTCTTCAAACCCTTCACCGGCGACTCGTCGAAGTGCATGCCGAGCCGCTTCATTTGATAATCGGCCGCGACCAACACATGAGCAAAGCGGCTCGAATCGGGCACGCCGCCGACGGTGATATTCTGCGGGCCCAAGAGCCGTTCGATTTCGCGCATCGTGGCTTGCAGATCGTCGCCGGCCCTCAGAGTGCGGGCGAATTCGCGGAAAGCCCGAACGCCTTCGTCGCGCGGGTTGATCGAGCAAGTGATGCCGCCATTGCGGGCCGCGTCGACGGAACGCAAAGCGACGAGCAGATCGTCGAGCTGCAAAACGGGTTGACCATTGTTGCTGCCGACGACGTCGCCGGCGGCGTTGATCGTCCAGCCTTCGGCCGGGCCGGCCAACACGATGTCATGCAGTTCGGGCATCACGAACACATAGCGCACGCGTTGCAAGCCGGCCAAGTAACGGATTTCATTGGGTAGCGGCGTGCCGGCCTTCTGGCATGCGGCAATCGCTTCTTGCAGTCGGCTCAGCGAAACCATGCGCAGCTCGGTCCGCTGATTCATGTCGCCGGGCATTTGGCCGAGGGCCTTGAGCCGAAGCGCCCGCAGTTCGGGGCGGAAGCCCGGCTCGACATCCTGCAACACGCCGTTGACATTGATCCACACGCCGCCGATCGCCTGTTGCACGACCTGCGCATGGGCAACGCGGCTTTGGCCGACCGCAAGCGCCGCCACTGAAACCAGTGCCAAGGCGCGAATCGCCGCATTCAGCCGGGTCCGACTCGTTTTGTAACCACACATGGCAACTCCTCGTCTCGAAGTTCCTGGGATCTGGATCGATCACACGTAGTTTGAAAAACGGCTGTCGCCAGCGTGGTGACGCGCTGGCCAGCCGATCACGCCGCAACGCGAGAAAACGCCCATTTTGAAATTGAAAAAGAGAAGAGGGCTTGAAAATCCCTTCAAATATCCTAATTGCTCGGTCGATCCCACGCAAGGAAATAGCGGCGCAGCCTGGGTTTAGAAACACCAGCCGCAGCGCGCCTGAAAAACAGCTCTCAACTCTGCTAGCGGATTTCCGGAACGCGGGATCGACGGGCCAAAGTAGACACTTTGGCAAATGGTAAAAACCGCGTTGCCTAAGAATTAGGCAGCCGGCTCAATGCTCGATTTCGGGCAGCCCTGCCGCGATATTGAGCGAACGAATCCAATCGTCGTAAGTGACAGCACTGCAATGATATCGGTGCATCGATTGACTGCACTTCAAAATCAAGACGAATCCGCGGCCGTCGTGGCCGGAGGAAAATGGAGTTTCACGAAGGAGATGATCCGTTATGGAAAAGTTGCAAGCCATTCAGCAACGCGCCGAGGAACTCTTCAACAAAGAGGGCATCGATTGGGCGACATTCTTCCGCGAAGTGCTCGGGGTGAACGGGATCGTTCATCGCTGCTATTCCACACCGGAAGCGCGGGCCGAATTCGAGAAGAGCACCAACTACCAGGATATCCAGCAGATGCTTTCCACGCTTCGCGGCAAAAACGCCGAGGTGCCCGTGGCCGACGAGCCGACT includes:
- a CDS encoding DUF1598 domain-containing protein, which encodes MCGYKTSRTRLNAAIRALALVSVAALAVGQSRVAHAQVVQQAIGGVWINVNGVLQDVEPGFRPELRALRLKALGQMPGDMNQRTELRMVSLSRLQEAIAACQKAGTPLPNEIRYLAGLQRVRYVFVMPELHDIVLAGPAEGWTINAAGDVVGSNNGQPVLQLDDLLVALRSVDAARNGGITCSINPRDEGVRAFREFARTLRAGDDLQATMREIERLLGPQNITVGGVPDSSRFAHVLVAADYQMKRLGMHFDESPVKGLKSYLEMVTSGARPTNMMPRWWMAANYQPLAKDPEGLAWELRGQGVKCMAEEDFINSTGQAHGTGKANPTAQKWADQMTLKFNDLSDHFAIFRELRNCMDLAVVASLIERENMADKADCRLTLLMDAKQLPIATYNVPKHVDSKATFVKRSRDYIISASGGVQFQPWAIIQNPKEDAGNSAARGEAIATAKKSTAWWWN
- a CDS encoding toxin-antitoxin system HicB family antitoxin; protein product: MEKLQAIQQRAEELFNKEGIDWATFFREVLGVNGIVHRCYSTPEARAEFEKSTNYQDIQQMLSTLRGKNAEVPVADEPTRVITVRLPKSLHEALRAEAHNRQTSMNQLCISKLLQIIDQQFVPAEV